One stretch of Anolis carolinensis isolate JA03-04 chromosome 3, rAnoCar3.1.pri, whole genome shotgun sequence DNA includes these proteins:
- the camk2n2 gene encoding calcium/calmodulin-dependent protein kinase II inhibitor 2, which yields MSEIMPYNDDKVAHYGPDAEVGDLSFSCRLQDTNSWGNQSKRPPKLGQIGRAKRVVIEDDRIDEVLKGMTDKSPSGV from the exons ATGTCCGAGATCATGCCCTACAACGACGACAAAGTGGCCCACTATGGCCCCGACGCCGAGGTGGGAGACCTCTCCTTCAGCTGCCGCCTCCAGGACACCAACTCCTGGGGGAACCAGTCCAAGCGGCCCCCCAAACTGGGACAGATCGGCAGGGCCAAGAGAG TGGTGATCGAAGACGATAGAATAGACGAGGTCTTGAAGGGAATGACGGACAAGTCGCCCTCCGGGGTATAA